The sequence TCGTAATTGCTTCGGAAGATGGTTGCGCAACATGTTGAATGCGTTGCCGattctaaattttacaaaGATAATATtctgttttaaatttgttcgctacataaataaaatacaaataagctaaaaattttgcaggttccgaaaagtttgaaaaggaTCAATttaattaccgtatttcctctattagtcttgcatgcaagactaattttcaattgttccgtaggcatgcaagactaatagagagtgcaagactattagaggctCCAAGACTGATTTTCGAATGCTTCAAAACTCCGAAATGTGACCATGAAAAACTCAACTTGATATCgtttaaataacaaaaaatacatccttttccaatatttcatcaattatttgaacgcttttgatcaaaaactcgagttcaatttttccaaaaaatgggcCAATTCATTAACGCTGCAGCCTCTATGCAAGATATTGCTGGACAGGAAAAAAGTcgggtgcaaaactattagagactgcaatactaatagaggctgcaagactaattttcgattagcCCGTAGGGGTGaaagactaatagaggctgcaagactaacagaggaaatattttccaatttttgaactacaacttgaaaattatctgAGGAACGTAATGGAGtcaagtttaaaatattataaacggattaattttagaatgatttttttacgcATGCAGAAAAGAGTATTGTTGTTTCATAAAATCTAGAACGTTTCATAgttaattatgaaaataaaacttacagTTGAATTTATATTCAAACTTAACTTAtaataaacaaacaaaatttgcaaaaagaaaGCCCAAATataatattgaaaagtttggaGCACTTACGATTTTTGCCGGCATCGTTCTCGAGCGTTAGCACGTTCACgtgacattttgaatttataaaatatcaCCAATTACGTAATACTGAAGAAAGCTAAGTATTTTGTTATCTTATGTTCAGACAAATGGTAAGCATTCAAATGTAAGGGGTACATATGTATTGCTCTCAAGTGGGTCGTCATAATGGAGACAGCTGTTTTTGATGAGGACTCGGACACAAGGGGGTAAGTAAGTGTATCTGAAATGTGCAGAGAAATAGAACTGTTCCGAAGTAGCCTGATTGGGAACATCGTGCCTGCCTCGTGCCTGACTGCCTACTGGAAGAAAAAGTGTGAAGTGGTTTGCTAAATCtgcaaaactttattttaggGTTTGgtcaattttaagaaaaaattgtcgcggaaagttaaaaaaaaacgattggggtgtttcagaaaattgaaaattgttcctGATATCTCTAGTTATGGTATTTGTGAAGTATAcctgttcaaaaatgttaaccattttgaaaagttttcataactttttttgtccCTATCAGGCTCAGAATTTACTTTTTCCTAATAGTAAACCTAAATGTGCAAATAAATTTCACGTTTTATTAATTTgtcattgaaaaaaacgaatggAAAGCATAttggaaatcatttttttgcaggtACACTTTTATGGGTTTTTTTATACTGGGTGCATAcgtaacttttgaaaaaatttgcgttctttttattattaatttcttATTCTTATTATTGACCTAATTTTATTGATCACGTCATAGCCACAGTTACGTTCAATAAAACATAAAGGAACCTGACCCTAACATCTGAATCACCATTGTTGGAACAATAGTTAGCTAGTTACTGCAAGGTGAAACCGAGAAAAACCTTGAAGCAAACCTGTATGCCAAGTCACTAACGAAAAACCCGCGAGTTTTACAGCTGAACCGACGGAAGATGTGTCTAAGATGAGTCACGTTAagcgaagaaaaagaagaaaaagaagaagcttgaAGGGGTGAGAAAAGATTCGGAGACAGAGGAGTGAAAACGAAAAGCCAATCACACAACTACAGTGGACGATCGGCGGCAGAAGGCAAATCTGCGCCTTTCTCTACCCAATGCCTAGTCCTTCTTACAATCGTCACATTATTATTGCCTCATGTTTTTGTtgtcttcttattttttcatcaGCTGCGCGAGTTCCGAAAGCTTCGAAAAAACATCTTGCCAGGGTGAAGCAGCTGCTGAATGATGAAGCTGAAAGGTAGGTGACATTTCAGCCAAGTGTGAaagatttctagaaaaaaagtgatttttagaCACAATACATTAATTCAAAGCGATTCAGTTACTGTCTTTGATGATATACAACGAAATCCAAATACAGGAGTACATCACGTTGGTCTTTTTACTCAAaactaaataatttaaaagtttatgaaCCGGCTTTTGAATAGACATTTCAAGCttgaaattgcaataaaacCTCGTTTTTTGATCGAATTATCCATTGAGAGTTTAATTAACTAGAAGTATATTGAAAGCTAATTTCAGTCAATCATAGATATGGAATCATAGATATGGATGTTTCAACTTATTGTGTTTTCGTagtattttcaatgttttgagTGCGAtttctttaatattttaaaaaaatcaatacacattacatttttaatacatttttattaaaaaaaaacattcccaTAATGCAAGCTACACCACCTTGACACATATCAAGACCAGTTTTTCTTCATGCTTTTATCTACAGGATGAATTGGCAGTGAATAACGCTGACGAGTATTTCCAAGGAGATGTTGACTTGTCTGAACAACaagtgaaaattattgaagatCAGTTTACACAGggcaaaagagaaaaaagaaaggtgaaaatatggatttttgaaCAGCGTGTCACccaataatttttagattggAAGAAATCCATTGTATAAAAAGTGGGATACAAGAGGGCCTATTAGTTTTGATTATGCCGAAAGTATACCGTTCCAAACAAGACAAAAAATCAGGTGTGTGAAAGACTTAGAACTTATTTGTtaattgaagtttcaaaaattacaattgttgtatttttgtaaaggtggagtagcgccaatggggattttgtctaaatacttTTATAATGATCCGAAACGATctaatatcatgataaaacactctaaattttttttaatttttcataatttccggtcgaagttttggcaaattgccaaattgaaaagtatgcaactttgaggaaatccaaagcaatgtcgcatgttccgacccctacaatgtttcaaTACGAAtagttaaaacaaaatttaagtatgaaaaatgtagatttgATGGAATAGGTTTTGACACTTTCCACACTGGTGCTGCTCCACCTTTAAGTGAAAGAATCTCTAAATTCAGAAGTGCAATGCTCCTATGGCAGCAACATACATGCCTCCGATTTGAAGAAGGAGGTCCAAATGTGGATAGACTAGAGTTTTTCGATGGAGGAGGATGTTCTTCCTTTGTTGGAAGAGTTGGTGGAACACAGGtattaatttgaatattaatcaagtttcaacaaaaaaaaaagtttcaagggAATTTCTATTTCAACTCCAGGATGTGATGTTGTTGGGATTATAAGTCACGAAATAGGACACGCATTAGGTATTTTCCACGAACAAGCTCGACCGGACCAGGTTGGTTAACTGAAtctaaatactttttaatttaatattagAAGTTGTCGAATTTTACAGGAACGACATATCGCTATCAACTACAACAATATTCCACTCTCCAGATGGAATAATTTCCAAGCTGTTGGAGAAAATCACGCGGAAACTTATAACCTACCATATGACACCGGTTAGTACTAATGATACATTTTCTCATTCACGCCTGTTCGGTTTGCAGGAAGCGTCATGCATTATGGTCCGTACGGGTTTGCGTCTGATCCATATACTCCAACTATTCGGACACTTGAAAGAGTTCAGCAGTCGACAATTGGTCAAAGAGCTGGCCCATCGTTTTTAGATTACCAAGCAGTATGTTAAGCAGCTTTTAATGATTGAAAATGATATAGCTCGCAAATTATGTGTGcgaaagaatttaaaatttgccgaaaataactCAAACTCGGCCTAATCCGCAAATTTTCCGTGTTGAACAAATTTCGATATgttctgcaaaaattgcagTGTATTGGTTTAAGCCACTataaataatggaaaaaagctccgaaattttaaactttctagATTAACATGGCATATGGATGCACAGAGTCGTGCGCAGACCTTCCATGCCTTCGTAACGGATACACCCACCCCAATAACTGCTCCATGTGCGCATGTCCCGAAGGTTTATCAGGAAGATATTGTGAACAAGTGTACCCGTCAAACGCTCAATGTGGTGGGGTTATTTTTGTAAGTAACATACAGTGTCACGAccattttattatatttatcTCAAGCTTAATATTCACTGTGTctctttttaaattgattatACTATTGACAACGAAAGGTTTTTAGTTTACCGTCACAATTCAAAACGAGACATgtgtcatttgaaagtgtTCCACAAGGATATgtcattgcaaaattttaagcggCAAAGTTCCACTCTCAACCCCTCTAGCATCGATCTGAAACTGTTtaagtgcattttttcagtacTTTGGAGGCCtgtagaattgctccaaaattttttttgcaaactttcagatttttttcaaaaaaattaaaattttccaaaaatctcccaaattattttcctacttttaaacggtctgaaaaacattgaacgtttgcaaaagaaaaattttggagcaattctacaGGCCTCCAAAGTAGctatattgcaaaaaatttgagctcGTGGAAAACTAACCCGTGAACGTCATATTAATGAACGTGAATGTTACCAATCGGCCATTTGGAcagtgatttttaatttaaaaaatttgtgtagACTTTTCTACGCGTGAAAAATAGAGTTTACAGGAGAATTagtactaaattttcagatcgaaattTCAGCTGTTCAGAGTGGAGATTTGGCGCTTAAAATTTCGTTGTGACCTCCCCTAGGGTAGTACTTTCGAATGTTACATGACTCATTTTGAAGTCTGAGGGTAAACTTAAAACTTTTCCTTGTGAGAAATAAacttaaataattaaaaaatcacaaaattggtttccattttcaacaaCCTTTTACTATCAAAACATGTCTTGCCTTCTACAAAcgttgtttaaaatttagttaagAATAGTGTGAAATAATATGGTTTTCACAATGAGAGTTCTGAAATAGTACATAATACAGctttatttttgtaaacaGATATAAATGATATTTCTGAGTTGATACTTAAATGATTATTATTccaagtgaaattttttcaggctaCAAAGGAAGTGAAGTACATCACTAGCCCAAATTACCCtgacaaatttccaattgacACCGAATGCAATTGGATTATCGCAGCGCCAATCGGTAAAAtatcagttttaaattttactacTATCATTATATTTCAGAAGGAAGAGTGTTCATGGAATTTGAAGgagattttgattttctctgcGAAGACACTTGCGACAAGGCATACGTAGAAGTTAAATATCATAGTGACAAACGTCTTACTGGAGCCAGATACTGTTGCTCGCtgcttccaaaaaatcgattcatCTCTTTCAAAAATGAGATGATTATTATAATGAGAGGGTATAGATCAAGTGGAGCTGGGTTTAAAGCCAAGTTCTGGTCTAATTTGGGAGAGCCAGAAGGAGTAAGTTGTTTTTTCCTTAgatagtttagaaaaaattgttgcatTAGTTGTGAATTAGGTGTGTGTTTTTGAATGcacttatcaaaaaattttgattgattttttaccATGAATGTGGTGTAgtcgattttttattatacgaaaaattgtctgaaaaaaaacttaattttataatgaaaattcttgaaagttttgaaaattcaaaaaaagtttttgctaAAGTTTGGGGTGATCTctgacctaaaattagttatcagctttaaaatacctaattcgagttcaaaaaaaagaactaaaCGTAGATATAagtatactcaaaattagacggtgatttcaaaaaaaaaattagtttccagccgctgcgacattgacaaattggtcaaatttcaaataattgttaatttttggccattttttgagccatcaaaacttttttttttgagaagttttcaacaattttcattataaaactcaaagttttcagtttcaagcttcaaaaagcaatgaaaaaaattcgactttcaaaagctttcaaaaaataattcaaattacGCTACAATACCTTCTCAGGAAATAGTAGTAATATTAAATGTTGTAGGTTAGCACTCCATTGCCGCCAACAACAGCTCCGCTCCCAGAAATTTCGGAAACAACACAAAAGCCAGAACCAACCACTGTACAATCTACAACTACATATACAACGGCAATTCCGCGGAGAACCGCAAAAAAACAGTTCTTCACAAGAAAACCCATCACAATCCCATTGACACCTCTAACTTCCTCGTCAACTACAACGGAGTCTACCACTGTATCTTCTACGACACAATCAACTGTAAGGGGAAAAACGTGATTCGGCTTACAATCAACATTTTTAGACCTGGTTGCCAACTGAACCATCATTCGCTACCGGCGAAACGGAAATCACAACTGCAAGCCCCACAATCACGTTATTCCCAAGTTTATCAACTATGTTAGcttccaagtttttttgttgagaaattgtttttttccagacttcCTCCTATCAATTCGTTAGCTGGAGTTCTACCATCTACACAAGCTCCAGATATTATCAATAGTGTATTAGGTACGGCGGCTTTATTCAGACAAAGTTTATTATTGGGTCTAGCAGTCACTATGAACTTACGAGTGTTTGTGACCGTGTATCTACAGTTACGGTAAGAGTTATCCAGTAAATACTATAAATTGTAGGAACGGATCCTGATTCTATCTGTAGAGACACAATTAAGAAACAGAAACAAAATGTGTAAATTATGGCTAAATTATGGTGAAgcaaatgttttcagaatgcGGCTGTGGAGCTTGGTCTGAATGGCAAGGTGAATGCTCCCAGCAGTGTGGCGGATGCGGTCATCGACTGAGGAAGCGAGAGTGCAAAAAAGAAGCTTGCAGGTTTGGAAATTAAATGTCACATTTATGTCTATCAATAACATTTTgtagaaaagaagaaaaacgcCCATGCAACTTCTCAGCATGCCCCGACGGCACTAACTTCCTAATCAACAATGCTGAATTCCATATTCTTTGGAGAGGGTGTTGTGTTGGGTTGTTCAggtattatattttcaataaacaaatttcaaaatagctTATCTTAGATCCGGAGATCAATGCTCCGCCCTGGAAACTGAATCGAACccattcttcaaaattatcaacagCCTGCTGAACATTCAAGATGCTAAGAACAATGATACGTTAATAGCAAAAAGAATGATGCGAGGAGAACACTAATGTATTTATTTGTTATAATGTCAACTATGTATATGTGTTATAATTTGTCAGAAACTCTAAATaaagtattcaaatttttaaaaagtaagtttAAGAAACCAACAAATTTATTCGTATTATTATAATGCAGGGAAAAAGGAATTAAGAtcattatcaaaaatatatgattaTGCAGGTCATCAAGACATTACAACCAATTAAACAACATTGGCATCTTTTGCCATTGAGTAGAAAATTCCATCCGGGTTTGCGAGAAGGTTCTTTGGTGAATCGAATTCCGCAACGCGTCCTTTGTCCAGTACCAAAAGACGATCACTGTCCATcaccttaaaattttcaatcatacAAGAGCGCTATATTTTTCTAAGTATATGACAGTTCACATGTTCAGTGgtaccaaaaattcaaaaaaagagttCAAATGTCCCAATTGTTCCttccaaattgaaaagaattgattaaaaaacgtttttttaggCTAACTAGAACTATTCCTGAGCCCcagaatgtttaaaaaaattcttgtaaACTACTTAAAAGGTAAAggtgaaagttttaaaacctCCTGCGGGCAAGAGATTTTTCAGGGTTACTGGTGGCGTTTATATCTCTTCTAGTCTTAATTTAAGACGTACCGGGACTAGCGGTATGGCCAATTACCTTTCGCGAACCAAAGTCACTACCCACTTTCCGATCCGGTGGTACACCACTACCACTTAGACACCCGTGCCTCATCCAAAACGCAAAAATGTAAATGGTGACGACTTACAGTGTTCAGACGATGTGCAATTGTTAGAACAGTACATTCCTTGAACTGCTCacgaattgttttttgaatgagACTATCCGTCTCCACATCAACCGCAGCGGCTGCCTCATCAAGCACCAGtacttttgtttttctgagCAGTGCGCGCGCCAAACATATCAGCTGCCGTTGGCCAACactgaaattcaattgaaatttttgagattttgaaccTGCAAACCTCAAATTTTCACCaccttctgaaattttgtgttcGAGACCGTCTTGTAAAGATTTCACAAATGGCTTTAAATGAGCATTTTCTAAAGCTTCCCACACTTGTGAATCGcctgaattaaattttttattgtgctTTTGAACAACGGTAAAACTCACTATAGGCAGAAAATGGATCTAAGTTCATTTTCATTGTTCCGGAGAACAACACAGGATCTTGTGGCACAATCGTTAAGCAACTTCTCAACTGCTCCAGTTGAAGATTGGCAATGTTAATACCATCAATTTCAATACTCCCTCCATCAGCCTCAATAATACGGAAAAGTGCGAGGGTAAGAGAACTCTTTCCTGCCCCAGTTCTTCCAACAATTCCGACCTTCTCACTTGGCGCAATATGTGCTGATATTCCGTGGAGAACCAGGTCGAGTCCGGGGCGGTATCTAACGCTGAAGTTTTTTATGGAAATCTCTCCCTTTTCCGGCCAACTTTTTGCTGCCAAGCGGCGCGAATTGTTTCCTTCCGTCGGAGTGACTGTATACTCCTTGATTCTTTCCACCGATACAATATTAGTTTCAAGTTCACTAGTCATTCGGACAGCCCAGTTGAGAGTTTGGGtgatctgaaataatttgtCATATTCGGCTTTGAATAAAACAGTCTAAGCTCACATTCAAAGCATAAGAAACTGATAATCCAACTAAACCAGCCGAGAGTCCAGGAGAATCACGGAAGTAAACAGCAGCTCCGGCGGCAGAAAGAACAATCAGATTACCAACCATTTCCAGACGAACAGCTAGCCATCGATTAGCAACGATACTGGGATAATATGCAATTAAATGATCATCAACACGTTGTTGAGATTGTTTGATGAAATTATCAACAACGCCAAAAGCACGAATTGAAGATGCACCTTGGATAGATTCCTGTAACTTagatattaaaattcaaaaactttgactgtTGGGTTTAAACCTGGAAATGAGAGTAGATCGGCGATCTTGAAGCAGATTCCAGACGTTTCAGCTGTCGTGAGGTGCTAATATAGaatctctggaaaaaaactatgtCCTTCAAGTAGGCCTTCGATGAGGTCGCCGCAGCGGCACCCGCGCTAGCCTCACGAAACCCTGaatgtgtcggccgcttccaaataactacctttttgcactacgttgcgcaccaagggtgtcggtttttcgattttttgaaaatcgaaaaatcgaaacgtttcgtttttcgttatttttcgattttccgatttttcaaaaactagctTAATATTTTGGccattattcttctttttagaataattttttatgtttatatatgaacaaaattagatttaagaaaaatcatattttatggttaattttctgaacattttttttagatttttcgattttccagagaatcgaaaaaacaaaattttttgatttttcaatttatgaaatttggaaaatcaaaaaattttcactgaaaaacatagaaaaatcgaaaaaaccgaaaaatcgaaaaatctaaaaatgacACTCTTGTTGCGCACACTCCAAACTGTGAGGCCCGCATTTCGCGCCTCACTCAGCTGAATATTAGAAGAAAACTAACCAgcacaataaaataaatgacTGAAAGAATCGCAAAAGCTATTCCAGCCCACGGAGTTGCCCACATAATCACTACAAGTGTGGCGACTACATTGAAAATAGTCATACTCATGTGACGGATTACATCTGGAAGAGTTCGGTCAATTGCTTCAATGTCCtgcaatacaaaaaatgaaaagtgatAAACAACATATTATCCAATTACTTTTCCGATTCGATTCAATATTCTTCCAATTGGTGTAACATCAAAGAATGCCATCGGTGATCTCATAATATTTCCAAGAAGTCCTGCATGAAGAATTCGGCTAGCTCTGAGTACTCCAATAGTCAAAATAATTGAGGCTATTAAAACCACAAATGCTGAAATATGTCTCGTGACTTTTGACTTACGAATTTTAGCTAACACTTACATTGGCCCATTCCCAGTACAGCATAAATTCCTAACTCCATTTTTGCATCTGAGGAAGTTCTATTTCCTGATTTCGCATGATCGGAAAGTTTGGCTAAATAGAAGTTGCTGAGAATTCCGAGCCCACTGCTTCCAACATACAAGAAGAAAAACAGAAGAGTGATAGGGATACTGATAGCTTGGAAGTAAGCGATATACACTTCAAACTTCACTTTTCCAGTCTCCACAGTCTCCTTTTCAATAAGTTGCGTGTTTTCTTGAGCCGGGACGTCTTCCGAAATGGCTCCGAGCAATGCTTCATTCTCTTCGTGTTGACTTCTCGGACTGTGTAATAGTACCGATCTTCTACTGCTATCACGAGAATATTCTATGGCTCTGGCTGATGTATCTTCCTTATCAGATTCTTGTGACAAATGGGATTCCAGACGTTTGAGGATTCCGGGCTTGACTTGGCCAAGGTCACGGAGAATTTCGTCGACCTCTCCAGCTAAAATTAATATAGGATTGGAAGCGGTTGGATCTGTGGAAGGTGTTGGTCCCTAATAGTTTAAAGGTCACAAACAAGCCTAGTCTCATCCCATATGTTTAACAAGCCTGAACTAGGAGTTTTAAAAggctgtgtttttttttttgcttatgTAGACCCGAAATGCGCCCAAATGAACAACTTACGCATTAAAACTTCTCcgaaaatcttaattttttttcttaatttttttaggcaattcaaaataccaaaaagaaAAGATATGTTGTTTCAGCTAGGATCTCCAATTTCGCCAACTATTGCACATTTTGATCTTAAGGAAAACTTCATAGAGACTTTCGTACCAACTCACTATTATTTGCCgtatttgaaactttaaaaaatactagCCCGCCTCACGGCCCGGC comes from Caenorhabditis elegans chromosome X and encodes:
- the nas-38 gene encoding Zinc metalloproteinase nas-38 (Confirmed by transcript evidence); protein product: MPSPSYNRHIIIASCFCCLLIFSSAARVPKASKKHLARVKQLLNDEAERHNTLIQSDSVTVFDDIQRNPNTGVHHDELAVNNADEYFQGDVDLSEQQVKIIEDQFTQGKREKRKIGRNPLYKKWDTRGPISFDYAESIPFQTRQKIRSAMLLWQQHTCLRFEEGGPNVDRLEFFDGGGCSSFVGRVGGTQGISISTPGCDVVGIISHEIGHALGIFHEQARPDQERHIAINYNNIPLSRWNNFQAVGENHAETYNLPYDTGSVMHYGPYGFASDPYTPTIRTLERVQQSTIGQRAGPSFLDYQAINMAYGCTESCADLPCLRNGYTHPNNCSMCACPEGLSGRYCEQVYPSNAQCGGVIFATKEVKYITSPNYPDKFPIDTECNWIIAAPIEGRVFMEFEGDFDFLCEDTCDKAYVEVKYHSDKRLTGARYCCSLLPKNRFISFKNEMIIIMRGYRSSGAGFKAKFWSNLGEPEGVSTPLPPTTAPLPEISETTQKPEPTTVQSTTTYTTAIPRRTAKKQFFTRKPITIPLTPLTSSSTTTESTTVSSTTQSTTWLPTEPSFATGETEITTASPTITLFPSLSTILPPINSLAGVLPSTQAPDIINSVLECGCGAWSEWQGECSQQCGGCGHRLRKRECKKEACRKEEKRPCNFSACPDGTNFLINNAEFHILWRGCCVGLFRSGDQCSALETESNPFFKIINSLLNIQDAKNNDTLIAKRMMRGEH